GTGCAACTCATCGGTTTTTGCTTTGAAGGCTCGAAACAAGCTCTCGTGTATGATCTCATGACAAATGGGTCTCTAGATAAGCACATTTTTGCTAAGGAAGGTGATGAGTTTcttgattacatgaaaatataTGAGATCGCTCTTGGGATCGCGAGGGGGATTGAATATTTACATCAGGGGTGTGACATGCAAATACTACACTTCGATATCAAACCTCATAATATTCTTTTAGATAAGAATTTTATTCCGaaagtttctgactttggacttgcgAAACTTTATCCCACGGATCATAGCATAGTTTCATTAACTGCTGCAAGAGGAACCTTGGGATATATGGCACCCGAGTTGTTTTACAAAAGCATTGGTGGCGTATCTTATAAAGCGGATGTCTACAGCTTTGGAATGTTGCTCATGGAAATGACAAGTAGAAGGaataatataaatgcaaatgtagaacactcaagccaaatttattttccgttGTGGGTGTATGACCAATTTGGTgaaggtacaagtcttgaaatggaagaagttgtggaagaggaaaggaaggtgataaaaaaaatgataatagtTGCACTTTGGTGCATACAATTAAACCCTGACCATCGCCCTCCAATGAACAAAGTCCTAGAAATGCTAGAAGGAGATATCGGTAAACTTCATATGCCTCCAAAACCGCTTATGTACCCACCAGATGTGTCAGTTAACAATGACAAATTCGAGATGGAACTAGAAATACTCTCTACTTCACCCCGTGCTTCGGTAATTTCAACTAGTTCTCCTTTTAGAGATAACAATGTTGTTTAGAGAAGCTTGTGCTGTTTCATTGGAAAAGCTTTGTATGTTTGCCCACAATCTAGTATTATGTTGGTAGGGAGTTGAGCTAGTTTATCTTGACCCTAATTACTTTGAGATTGTCTTCTTTTGGCTCTTATATTAATGTTGTGTTATTGTACATATAGTTTTACTTTCTTGCACCTTCATGAGgacaaaaaatttgtcaaaaagccAGGACAAAAACAGAGGAGGAAGGTGATGGCCATTGTGAATTGTCCTCCCTCGTTACGTGATTTTGGATAATGCCAATGAAAAAACTAACGATAACCCAGGATCTTACTCCTATATGCTCCAGTGCCACCGTATGATTTCTCGATATAGAAAATAACTGATTTGGACTATAAATTCATTATCAAAGAAAACATATATGTATACATTTTGTAGAGTGGACGCCATCTATCtatgctaaaaaaattttaaagtgGAAAAGAAATAACCTTGAATGAAACCACTCAATGAAGCTTATTTTTGAAAGAACTCATAATCCTTTTTAAAGTTGACATGAAATTATCAACAAGTAATAATATCTAAAGATTACAATTTTCTCTTAGATCACTCAATTAAGGtgatttcaataaatgaaaattcatctATACCGATATTGGCCATGGAGGGAAGGGGAGAAGGAGAGGCAACCTCTACCcgccaaaaaaattaacaaaattttcaattacgaATTTGAAGTaggcctttttttatttatttataaaaaatgagggaaatgaagtttgttttaaataagaacttTGAGTAACCATCGTAATTGCAAATGAGTAAACTGATGATTTTACCTCTAGATTTATGATGAATGGGTGTATGAACTAGAGGATCGTTACCTTGGAGAACAATCgctgaacaatttttgaccaaaatttccCCCGTTACCACAAGGCTGTCCGCCGAAAACAAATCGCTCCTTATACCTTTGAAGTTTTAACCCACAAGCTCTATCCCCAGTTGGAAGAGCAGGAGCGTCGATTACATTAAGGAgtttgttgacacttaaattttacgattttatttaggatttaatcgtgtacaaaattaggaattactcgctaaaaaaaaaaaaagaaaaaaaagaaaaacaaaacaacaaaaaatagaaaaacaaaaaaaaaaaacgccttCAAGTCGAGTCGGGCCGGATCTGGCATTGGCCCGGCCCACCGCCCGCTTCTCTTTCCCCTGCGCGGCCCAGGCCCGTTTCCCTTTCGGCCTGGCCCACGCcagccttctccctcctccaacTCGCGCGCGCAAACCtgcaaaaaagggaaaaaggcaGCAGAGGTCAGAGCAGAGAGGGGCAGAGGGGGGCATCGGGCAAGGAAAAAGCAGAACGGGAAGAAcagaaaaagggggagaacagAAGCACGGTGGGAGAGAACGGAGAGAGCAGAGAAGGGGGGACCGAAGAGACGGAGAGAGCTTGAGCGAGAGAGGTGCTCGAGAGTGAGAGCTGTAGCGAGAGAAGTACTTGAGAGAGGGTAGAGAGCCAAAGAGAGGCTCGACCGTGCACGGAATCCGGCTCCCCGACGCCCTTCTTCCGGAACTGTGAGAAACCGAGAGAGCTGAGGAGGAGCTGAGAGGAAccagagagaaaccgagaggaAGGGAGAGCGAGAGCGGAGAGGACGAcccgaagggagagagagagctcgaaggAAAGCTTCGCCATCGTCAGTCGTCCGCCCGAGAgccgccgtccgccaccgcGCCCCACCCGAACCAGGTAAGTCCCCTGGGCTTTTGTGTGTGCTCTCTTTCTCGGGTACACCAGACCGGAGCTCGTGGCCGTTCAGTTCACGCGAGCTCCGGCCTGCATCGCCTTACTTTTTGTTTCTGATGTCTTGTTTGTCGTGTGTCGAAGATCCCGTTATGGTTCGAGCTTCGTTGAGCCAAAAACCCCTCGTTATAGTAGCGTGCCTCATGTGTTTGACAAAATGTCCCAGAGAGAACTGAGAAGCAACCGGATTGAATCTCGGTTTGGTTCGTGCTTGCTCTTATATACGTCGGACCGTGCCTGCCTTTGATGTTTCCATTGCGATTTCATACGATTTTCGTGGAGCAATGTGTATTCGAGCTGCTTGTGGTGTTTGGCATACAACTGCAGTAGTGGAAGTCATGGTTGGTAGTCCTACTTTCGGTAAATGCTCATTCAAAAACTGCAGTAGTGACAAATGGATGTGATCGGTGGGcggtttaatttttttgtaaactgatttcctttttttttaaatgtaaataTTCAAGTTTAATGAAATTCAAGTGTTTAATGATAAGTTGATGATGGTTGCTTGGTCAATCACTTGCTATTTTATGATGAGGTGGTAATGATGATTATTAACACAATCACTTGGCCAAATGCTTGCTGTGATCATAGATGTTTCATATACTCTTGTTGGCCAAATGCTTGCGGTTAGAATTGTTGGAAAGCCATAAGCTATACTGTTGTTAGCATTTTCAATCATCTTTTGGCTCTCACATGTTCAGTTAACAAATTATGCCTGGTTTTGATTTCTCCTTTCCCGGAGTTCTGTCTTTGTGCTTGTATTAAGGGGAATATTCGATAGTACCATTGAGAAAGAGTGATTTCTATACATCCATCAGCACGAAAAGCCATTTGAGAAAGAACTGCTCACACTTTGCAATAGAATAAAGGTGGATATGTATATAATGGAGCACTCTGGGTAATAACAGAGTTCAAAACAACTGAACAAGAGCTCAGGATCCTCTAGTTCATGTCATTACAAGTTTACAAGGGAGCTTCTGGtatattcagattttgtttCCAGGaatcaaatttcaattgataGGCACAAGCCTGTTCCCTTCTCTTCAATCTTTTCTGCTTCTATTTTCCAGGGGCTTACTATAGACCAAATTGAAGCGACAACTACAGAGAGTTAAAAACCGGGCAAGCTTTTTCGATAAAGACCGTTAGCCATCATCTCGTTGCTGCTTATCTCCATCAAAGTCATCGTTTCTCTGGAAAATCGAATGTGCCCCACGTTACTTCAGCTGAATTCCAGCAATAAACGGTGGGTTCTGCTTTGCCACCTGAATTTTGTGCCCTTCTCTTTCAACTTGGAAAGCAACGGGTAGAAATCTGAGAACTGGCATGAGTGAACCTGATCTTCGTCCAATTTCGAAACTCCTTCTAGGGCAAAGCAGTGCTGGAGATAGGTGTGTTCATTTTAAGTATCTTTGCCTGGATTATCCACAGTTGTGAGAATATGATCTTTCAAATATTCGGGGAAAGTCGCTGGTGATGAAGAAGACTACACCTCTGTGAACAGGGTTTTCATGGACCGCATAGCTCACTTCCTCTTGATTTGGTGAATCTGGAATTTCACTCCCTCGCAGACTGGGAACGCATAAATTCCTCAAAGAAACCTGCAAAATATCAAACTGTCATGACTGCTATATAAACGAGCATTACAATTTACAATTGACTGCTATACCCGCATGCATGATTCGCCACTTTTTCGTGCAATGAGGTTTTGACgcttaaaattttccttttccagtgGTTTCGGACTTGTGGATgcattcttttgttctctttttgagagagagaaccttAGAAATTATCGTCTTAACTACCGAAGAACACTAGTGGCATCCAGTCAGGTATAGCCTTCTCAAGGATTTCAAGCACTGGAGTCCTGGAGCATCCCCTGCTTTCTCGCAATTCACCGTGTTCAGCTCCTCCAAGTTCTCCAATTCAGACAGATCAGAGACCGTCTCCGTTGCCATGCAGTCTGCAATATTAAACTCTACCAAACTCAATGGAAGAGGCCGAAGAGACTCGAGCTCCTTAAATTTGTTAAGCCTCATGAAAACGATGTTTTCCAATTTTCCTATCAATTCTGGAAGCTCTGCGACATCATAATGGACCATGGTAGTTAGAGGCACCTCGAAATTCTAGGTCACCAACAAATTCAGGAAGTTCAGTCAGGGAGATGCACTTCATAATACTCAACAATTCAAGTTTCCTTCCTCAATGACCGCACCGAATCAGGTAGGTCCTCTGTTCCAGTATCATTAAGTGTGAGTTCTTTGAGAGAAGCCATCATTCCCACAAGGGATCCACGATCAACAAAGAACGAAAGCgcacgaaattctaacaaaTCAGAACACTTGCGCCGGTTTTTGGACGTGTGAAAACTACCTCGCCAACAACATTGCCCTACTTCCACACCTACACTGTCGACCCTCCATTTCCAATCGAGTGAATCGAGCAAACCCGAAGAATCAGAAGTAGAGTCGAAGAATCGTAGCCTCTTTAAGCTCCTTAGATGTAATCGAACGCTTCTTCATCCAGCTGAGGAGGATGGAGCTTCCGAGGAAGAACTTGAAAGGGGTGAGAAGCGATTCGTTATGGGCGGGACAGACCTGAGGGCgggaaaattttggatgaaatttgtttAGCAATTGTTCTTCAAGATGACGATCTAGAGtaaagtcaatttatatatatatatataaataattgcCCCTGTTTTAGTCTTTGGAAACAGTTGCCATGCCAACATTTAACAAGAAAGTGAGTTCAAATCATTAGTTGAGATTAAATTGGTTACCTCATGACTTTATTTAAAACAAGGTTCAATctagattttttgggaaaattctaaataaggacatAGAGTggatcaattttctcaaataaggacctgaaatgaACTTTGtatcaaataaagacctgaaGTAAACTCATTGTCTCGAATAAGGATCTAAAGTAAATTTTAtgtcaaataaagacccaaaaTAATCAACttaatctctattgaggacCTTAGCTCACCGGTGAGCATTTTCCGGCGATTAAActaggggcaattttgtcataaatttattattagaaaaaaaaaaggaaaattctaaattaattaagtttaggttatcaTGTTGATGCTTatgtttccttctttcttttcccttgccGCTCTTCAACCAAATCGCTGCTTGATCATCATTGCAACGTGATTCTCGTCGCTCCTTGCCCTGCTCAATTCTCGTCGCTTCTCACCTGCTCCTTGCAAGCATCAGTCTATTGTTCACCATCGTCTCTTCTTTCTATCGGTAGCCTCTTGTAAATTTTGTCAAGACGGCTCCCTGTGCTGGTAAGCTCGGCAGAGTCGCGGAGGCGATGGCCATGGGAATCTGCATCGCGCACAAAACGCTACCTTGGGGCACAGAACGCTCCCTTGGGGCCGTACtgtctctcctctcttctttgtTGCGGTCCCACTCCCGGTTCTTGCTCAGGGGTCGCCGGGACTCGTTTGCTCTAGGTCAGAGCCGAGATGGTTCCAAGGTCTCTGCTTTTCTTTCGATACAATCTCTGTTATGAGAAATTCCGTCTGGCTGTTTGTTTTCGCTGTACTTGTAGCTTATTGGATCGCTAACAGGTCagtgttttgtgtttttgtgcATAAAGTCCgtgtctgtgtgtgtgtgtgtgtgtgttcggCACTGGCACTTAGGTGTTTGCTGAGTTATCATCTCATAGTTTCCGTTGTTGTGCTTTCGCCATTGCAACTTTGGTGGAAATTGTTGCTAGTTCACTCGTGTGCACGCGTATTGTAGTTTTGTGGCGATTTGTGGCCTGGAAATTTTAGGATGACAGGACAGTGCGGTTCTTGCTGTGCTGTTGGATTTGAGGTTCTCGGGGCGACGTAGATGTATGTGGGAGGAAATTGCGTATCTACGTACTCTTTTTCGTATCCACACTGCAAGTTGGCTTGTGCAATCTTTGAGTGAAATGCTAGAGTATTCAAAGTATTTTAGGCAGGCAGGAAAACTTTTGAGGACAGGCTTTGGAGCAGTCATCCCCGTGGATTGGTAATtaagttgtttctttttgttaacTATAACCTAGCTGCTTTGCTAgtcaagcaaaaaaagaaaataagaaaattttgaaggGACCTaataagagaaggaaaatcTGGATGACCGGAGGTAGGGATGATATTGCTAAGACACCGGGGTTTGCAATTGATTCGTAATATTATAGATGAAATCAAAACTCCGGCTGTCTGTCTGTGGTGATTAGTTATGAATTCAACAAGTATTGGCTGATTTCTCGTTAAATATGGTGAGACATGCTCTCTAGAAGGTTGGGTGGAGATTCACATTCATCCAAGTTTGAAGCAAACTGCTAAAGGACTAACTCTTGTGCACGaggaatttaatttcctttGATAGGTTTCTATCTGTTTTGAGGATGTTCTGTGGATAATGCATTGTCCTATTTGGAGATGGTTACTTGATATGGcttgctttttaaaattttgtctcTATTAACCCTAAAGCACCACTTAATACTATCAAAACAAAGTTTTTACATTGAGCTCGAAACTTATTCATACTAATGAACCAAATCCCTCAAATCCTTCATTTCTCTggtttttatgaaataatttgtgacgttcacataaaaaaaaaaaaaaaaattgaacctaaTTCAACTGTCCTATATTTTGTGGTGATTTAATATTCATTGATAAATGATAAGCAACTATCTTCTCATCACTTATCAgggttctttatttttatgagtTCAGGCTTATGTGATGCAAGACGATGGATTGATCTCAATGCTACTGTGAGAGAAGTTGTTTACTACACAGCTCAACTACATTTGCCAAACTCCATAACAGTATCTGAGAAGAGGAAATGGCAAAAATGGCAATAAGGGCAATGGGACTGCAAATGCCATGGACATAAAAATTTGAGGTTGAGGGACCAAAGGACTAAGTGATGGTCAAAAGAGAAGAGTTAGCATTTGCCCGAAGCTTGTCACCTGCTTGGAGCTTCTCTTCCTTAACGAAACCAACCAGTGGACTCAACCATCCTATTATGTCGTGAGCAGAATAACCATCTTTGACCAAAGAGATGGAACCCAAAGAACTATAATTGCATCAATTCATTAGCTCAGTAGT
The sequence above is drawn from the Eucalyptus grandis isolate ANBG69807.140 chromosome 11, ASM1654582v1, whole genome shotgun sequence genome and encodes:
- the LOC104424558 gene encoding rust resistance kinase Lr10, translating into MPFVVIFLIYKYRRRHLAMDKNVEEFLQAHSHFFPIRNFKHKLGEGGYGSVYKGTLKSGNEVAIKILKQSKAHGQDFISEVATIGRIHHINVVQLIGFCFEGSKQALVYDLMTNGSLDKHIFAKEGDEFLDYMKIYEIALGIARGIEYLHQGCDMQILHFDIKPHNILLDKNFIPKVSDFGLAKLYPTDHSIVSLTAARGTLGYMAPELFYKSIGGVSYKADVYSFGMLLMEMTSRRNNINANVEHSSQIYFPLWVYDQFGEGTSLEMEEVVEEERKVIKKMIIVALWCIQLNPDHRPPMNKVLEMLEGDIGKLHMPPKPLMYPPDVSVNNDKFEMELEILSTSPRASVISTSSPFRDNNVV